In Gopherus flavomarginatus isolate rGopFla2 chromosome 1, rGopFla2.mat.asm, whole genome shotgun sequence, a single genomic region encodes these proteins:
- the ARL1 gene encoding ADP-ribosylation factor-like protein 1, translated as MGGFFSTIFSSLFGTREMRILILGLDGAGKTTILYRLQVGEVVTTIPTIGFNVETVTYKNLKFQVWDLGGQTSIRPYWRCYYSNTDAVIYVVDSCDRDRIGISKSELVAMLEEEELKKAILVVFANKQDMEQAMTPTEMAHSLGLSALKDKKWQIFKTSATKGTGLDEAMEWLVEALKNRQ; from the exons ATGG GTGGCTTTTTTTCCACTATCTTTTCCAGTTTGTTTGGCACTCGGGAGATGAGAATCTTAATCTTGGGACTAGATGGGGCAGGGAAAACAACAATTCTGTACAGGCTACAAGTTGGCGAAGTTGTTACCACCATCCCCA CAATTGGTTTCAATGTTGAGACAGTAACGTACAAGAATCTAAAGTTTCAAGTCTGGGACTTGGGAGGACAGACAAGTATCAG GCCATATTGGCGATGTTACTATTCAAATACAGATGCAGTCATTTATGTAGTAGACAGCTGTGATCGAGACAGAATTGGCATTTCAAAATCAGAACTTGTTGCTATGTTGGAG gaaGAAGAGCTGAAAAAAGCCATTTTAGTGGTGTTTGCAAACAAACAGGACATGGAGCAGGCCATGACTCCCACAGAAATGGCACACTCACTGGGCCTATCAGCTTTAAAGGACAAAAAGTGGCAGATTTTCAAAACCTCTGCAACCAAAGGCACTGGGCTTGATGAGGCAATGGAATG GTTGGTGGAGGCATTGAAGAACAGGCAGTAA